In the Gossypium raimondii isolate GPD5lz chromosome 9, ASM2569854v1, whole genome shotgun sequence genome, one interval contains:
- the LOC105800781 gene encoding pentatricopeptide repeat-containing protein At5g66520 has product MSSLQTLLAPSLSISFSSSNSKPRYSPLESLETCSSLAQLKQNHAHLTKLGLSSDNDAMGRLIKFCALSNDGDLGYALHLFDTLPHPDAFIYNTLIRGYLLRRQAADCIVLYLRMLQDSVLPNKFTFPCLIRACSVDGAVEKGAQIHAHVFKFGFANDGFCLNNLIHMYVDFKALENARKVFNKMPRRDVVSWTTLISGYAQLGLVDAAFEVFERMPERNSVSWNAMIAAYVQSNRFHEAFALFNRMRAENLALDKFVAASMLSACTGLGALEQGEWIHKYIRNKGIELDPKLATTIIDMYCKCGCLEKAYETFKGLTYKSISSWNCMIGGFAMHGKGEAAISIFKDMEKQGIVPDNITFVNILSACSHSGLVEEGRYYFQYMTRVHRIEPMMEHYGCMVDLLGRAGLLDEAKKLIDQMPMTPDVGVLGALFGACRIHGNFELGEQVGKRVIELEPNNSGRYVLLANLYVKAGRYEDMANVRRMMNERGVKKVPGFSVIELEGEVNEFIAGGRDHPESKEIYAKLDEMLDRIRAIGYVPCGAEGVVEELDEEEEKENPLNYHSEKLAIAFGLLKTKAGDTFRITKNLRVCRDCHHASKLISKVFDREIVVRDRNRFHHFKDGECSCKDYW; this is encoded by the coding sequence ATGAGCTCGTTGCAGACCCTTTTGGCTCCTTCACTTTCCATTTCTTTCTCATCATCGAACTCAAAGCCCCGTTATTCACCTCTCGAATCCCTAGAAACATGCTCTTCCTTGGCCCAACTCAAGCAAAATCATGCCCACCTCACCAAACTCGGCCTTTCCTCCGATAACGATGCCATGGGTCGCCTCATCAAGTTTTGTGCTTTGTCTAACGACGGAGATTTGGGCTACGCACTCCACCTGTTCGATACATTGCCTCATCCGGATGCTTTCATTTACAATACCCTCATCAGAGGTTACTTGCTACGGAGACAAGCTGCCGACTGCATCGTTCTCTACTTGCGGATGTTGCAAGATTCTGTTTTGCCTAATAAGTTCACTTTCCCTTGTCTCATAAGAGCTTGTTCGGTTGATGGTGCTGTTGAAAAAGGGGCTCAAATTCATGCCCACGTCTTCAAATTCGGGTTTGCTAATGATGGCTTTTGTCTGAACAATTTGATTCATATGTATGTGGATTTCAAGGCTTTGGAAAATGCTCGGAAGGTGTTTAACAAAATGCCAAGGAgagatgttgtttcttggactACTTTGATAAGCGGGTATGCCCAATTGGGTCTTGTCGACGCCGCGTTTGAAGTTTTCGAGCGGATGCCGGAGAGGAATTCCGTTTCTTGGAATGCCATGATCGCTGCTTACGTGCAGAGCAACCGCTTTCACGAGGCTTTTGCTTTGTTTAATAGGATGAGGGCTGAGAATTTGGCGCTGGATAAGTTCGTGGCGGCTAGCATGTTATCGGCATGTACTGGGTTAGGAGCTCTCGAGCAAGGCGAGTGGATACATAAATATATCCGAAACAAAGGGATCGAACTTGACCCGAAGCTTGCTACAACCATTATTGATATGTACTGCAAATGTGGGTGCTTGGAGAAAGCTTATGAAACTTTCAAGGGTCTCACTTATAAGAGTATTTCTTCATGGAATTGCATGATTGGGGGCTTTGCAATGCATGGAAAAGGAGAAGCtgccatttccattttcaaggaTATGGAAAAACAAGGGATCGTTCCCGATAACATCACCTTCGTAAACATCCTTAGTGCATGTTCGCATTCAGGGTTAGTTGAGGAAGGTCGCTATTATTTCCAGTACATGACTCGAGTTCACCGAATTGAACCCATGATGGAGCATTATGGATGCATGGTTGATTTGCTTGGAAGGGCTGGATTACTAGATGAAGCCAAAAAGCTAATTGATCAAATGCCAATGACTCCTGATGTAGGTGTACTAGGTGCTCTTTTCGGCGCGTGTAGGATCCACGGAAACTTCGAGTTAGGTGAACAAGTGGGCAAGAGAGTCATTGAACTGGAACCGAACAACAGCGGACGCTACGTATTATTAGCGAACTTATATGTCAAAGCCGGCCGATATGAAGATATGGCTAACGTGaggagaatgatgaatgagagGGGAGTGAAGAAAGTCCCTGGCTTCTCTGTCATTGAATTAGAAGGTGAAGTTAATGAATTCATAGCAGGAGGAAGAGACCATCCCGAAAGCAAAGAGATATACGCCAAACTCGATGAGATGCTGGACCGTATTCGAGCCATTGGGTACGTTCCTTGCGGTGCTGAGGGAGTGGTAGAAGAGCTTGATGAAGAGGAAGAAAAGGAGAATCCTTTGAACTATCATAGTGAGAAGCTTGCCATTGCCTTCGGTTTGTTGAAAACAAAAGCAGGGGACACTTTCAGGATAACTAAAAATCTTCGAGTTTGCAGAGATTGCCACCATGCTAGCAAACTTATCTCAAAGGTTTTTGATCGTGAGATCGTTGTTAGGGACCGGAATCGGTTTCACCATTTCAAAGATGGGGAGTGTTCCTGCAAGGATTACTGGTAG
- the LOC105800783 gene encoding probable receptor-like protein kinase At5g18500, producing the protein MASDLNKTLSKTYIGLQLWVLIVICLGIVFLVILGISLWLSFRKKTGRHKDILPSRQAPYVSEEIKEIGVDEVSANNGSPNTLNYKFSDRDSDKVSYHVGNGDDSGLSGSFNHLGKDVKGSQPAEEKGVGVVSVFRPSSHPLTAPSPLSGLPEFSHLGWGHWFTLRDLQLATNRFSKDNIIGDGGYGVVYRGNLVNGTPVAVKKLLNNPGQADKDFRVEVEAIGHMRHKNLVRLLGYCIEGTHRMLVYEYVNNGNLEQWLRGVMSHKGYLTWEARIKILLGTAKALAYLHEAIEPKVVHRDIKSSNILIDDNYDSKISDFGLAKLLGDGKSYIATRVMGTFGYVAPEYANSGLLNEKSDVYSYGVVLLEAITGRYPVDYGRPQPEVNMVEWLKMMVQLRRSEEVVDPNIEARPSTSALKRALLTALRCVDPDADKRPKMSQVVRMLESEEYPIPREDRRRRRNQTVNSEAETGPRNSDSDRSDDTDSRSDSRIYHCPS; encoded by the exons ATGGCGTCTGATCTGAACAAAACACTGTCAAAAACATACATTGGTCTACAGTTATGGGTACTTATTGTAATTTGTTTAGGGATAGTGTTTTTAGTTATTCTTGGTATATCTCTGTGGCTTAGCTTTCGAAAGAAAACCGGGAGGCATAAGGACATACTTCCATCAAGACAAGCACCTTATGTTTCGgaggaaattaaagaaataggaGTCGATGAAGTTTCGGCGAACAATGGCAGTCCGAATACTCTTAACTATAAATTCAGTGATAGAGATTCAGACAAGGTTTCATATCATGTTGGTAACGGAGATGACAGTGGCCTGTCTGGTTCTTTTAATCATTTAGGGAAAGATGTTAAGGGATCTCAACCAGCTGAAGAGAAAGGTGTCGGAGTGGTTTCCGTGTTCAGGCCTTCTTCGCATCCGTTAACCGCTCCTTCACCTTTGTCTGGTCTACCCGAATTTTCGCACTTAGGATGGGGTCATTGGTTCACTCTTAGAGACCTACAGCTCGCAACCAACCGGTTTTCTAAGGATAATATTATCGGTGATGGTGGATACGGAGTTGTTTATAGAGGCAATCTGGTTAACGGGACACCCGTAGCCGTCAAAAAGCTCCTTAACAATCC GGGGCAAGCTGACAAAGATTTTCGAGTCGAAGTTGAAGCTATCGGTCACATGCGACATAAAAACTTAGTTCGACTTCTCGGGTATTGCATTGAGGGAACTCATAG GATGTTGGTTTACGAATATGTCAATAACGGCAATTTAGAGCAATGGCTTCGTGGAGTTATGTCTCACAAGGGATATCTTACTTGGGAGGCTCGTATAAAGATTCTTCTTGGTACTGCCAAGGC GTTGGCTTATTTGCATGAAGCTATTGAACCGAAAGTCGTGCATAGAGACATAAAATCGAGTAATATATTGATTGATGACAACTATGATTCTAAGATATCCGATTTTGGTCTGGCCAAATTGTTAGGTGACGGGAAAAGTTATATCGCAACAAGAGTTATGGGTACCTTCGG TTATGTTGCTCCGGAATATGCCAACTCGGGCCTCCTGAATGAGAAGAGTGATGTTTATAGCTATGGTGTAGTGCTCTTAGAAGCAATTACTGGAAGATACCCTGTAGATTACGGTCGCCCTCAGCCCGAG GTAAATATGGTCGAGTGGTTAAAGATGATGGTTCAACTCCGCCGATCGGAGGAAGTAGTTGACCCTAACATAGAGGCTAGACCATCAACTAGCGCTCTTAAACGAGCTCTTTTGACCGCTTTGAGATGTGTCGATCCTGATGCAGATAAAAGACCGAAGATGAGTCAAGTCGTTCGCATGCTTGAATCAGAGGAGTATCCTATACCTCGAGAG GATAGAAGACGCAGAAGGAATCAGACAGTGAACTCAGAAGCTGAAACAGGACCGAGAAACTCTGATTCTGATAGGAGTGATGATACGGATTCAAGGTCAGACAGCCGAATCTACCACTGCCCCTCCTAG
- the LOC105800785 gene encoding uncharacterized protein LOC105800785 gives MSSPPSSSSGKALDFEAASKSAVASVESLKFKPQDDIAGGVQVTSFSEIVDEVTLHFQIIRLAKQIYVWIGSTSANLGNLYAAAPTRPNNTVSVTSILGGVSDNTGSGIARRLVLKTGLNIIVACNIPKNNPMLEANAEKKLIEKLIALGHSRPKSQSSGPGLSSS, from the exons ATGTCTTCTCCTCCTTCCTCTTCTTCTGGTAAAGCATTGGACTTTGAAGCCGCATCAAAATCAGCCGTTGCTTCTGTCGAGTCCCTCAAATTCAAACCGCAAGACGACATCGCCGGCGGCGTGCAGGTCACTAGCTTTTCGGAGATCGTGGATGAAGTGACGCTTCACTTTCAAATCATTCGTCTCGCCAAGCAG ATATACGTATGGATCGGCTCTACCTCTGCTAATTTGGGAAATTTATATGCTGCTGCTCCTACACGACCT AATAATACGGTGAGCGTGACTTCAATTCTTGGAGGTGTTTCAGATAACACTGGCTCTGGAATTGCTCGACGATTAG TGCTAAAGACTGGTCTTAACATAATTGTGGCCTGCAATATCCCAAAGAATAACCCCATGCTTGAG GCAAATGCTGAAAAGAAGTTAATAGAGAAGCTAATTGCCTTGGGGCACTCGAGGCCGAAATCCCAATCCTCAGGTCCAGGGTTGTCTTCCTCATAG